From Ignavibacteriales bacterium, the proteins below share one genomic window:
- the argH gene encoding argininosuccinate lyase: MAHRALWSGRFTEPLSDVALKFSSSIDLDKRLYREDIAGSIAHVEMLSATHILTASESRRIRTALNQIQKEIETGKFRLTAEHEDVHLAIEQRLIQKIGPLGGKLHTGRSRNDQVALDERLFLRSEIKKINKLIIQLQRVLLYKSEKYFGVLMPGYTHLQRAQPVLLSHHLLAYVWMLERDYERLHDALRRVNRSPLGAAALAGTSFPIDRAKVAKKLHFDGIVENSLDAVSDRDYLIECISCCSIIMMHLSRMAEELVLWSTKEFGFVHISDAYTTGSSIMPQKKNPDMAELVRGKTGRVYGALVNLLTVMKALPLAYNRDMQEDKLPMFEAVDTTQQCLAIVAQMLVHSTFDKHRMEEELRNDFLTATEIADYLVRKGMPFREAHEVTGKIVSHCLGHRMYLGNLDIETLRTFSKLFAPDMLDYLYPQKSVEHKKSAGSTSPHDVKRQIVHWSRVLKGRKG, from the coding sequence ATGGCTCATCGCGCACTCTGGAGTGGACGGTTTACGGAACCCCTGTCTGACGTAGCATTGAAATTCTCTTCTTCCATCGATCTCGACAAGCGTTTGTACCGGGAAGACATTGCCGGCAGCATTGCTCACGTTGAAATGCTGAGCGCAACGCATATTCTCACTGCATCGGAATCGAGAAGAATCCGTACGGCGCTGAACCAGATTCAAAAAGAGATCGAAACCGGCAAATTCCGGCTCACGGCAGAACATGAAGACGTACATCTTGCGATCGAGCAGAGGCTCATTCAAAAGATCGGACCCCTCGGAGGGAAGCTCCATACTGGCCGGAGCCGCAACGACCAGGTTGCGCTCGACGAACGGTTGTTTCTCCGCTCTGAGATCAAGAAGATAAACAAGCTCATCATCCAGCTGCAACGCGTGCTCCTCTACAAGTCGGAGAAATATTTCGGTGTGCTCATGCCCGGCTACACTCACCTGCAGCGGGCACAACCCGTTCTGTTGTCGCATCATCTGCTTGCATATGTCTGGATGCTCGAGCGTGACTACGAGCGGTTGCATGACGCGTTGCGCCGCGTGAACAGATCGCCGCTCGGCGCTGCCGCGCTGGCGGGAACCTCGTTCCCGATCGACAGGGCGAAAGTGGCAAAGAAACTTCATTTTGACGGCATTGTTGAGAACAGCCTGGACGCCGTGAGTGACAGGGATTATCTCATCGAATGCATCTCTTGCTGCAGCATTATCATGATGCATCTGAGCCGTATGGCGGAGGAGCTTGTTCTGTGGAGTACAAAAGAGTTCGGCTTTGTCCATATCAGTGATGCCTACACAACCGGCAGCAGCATCATGCCGCAGAAGAAGAATCCAGATATGGCCGAGCTGGTGCGCGGCAAGACCGGGCGCGTCTATGGAGCCCTCGTGAATCTGCTGACAGTGATGAAGGCGCTCCCGTTGGCCTACAACAGGGACATGCAGGAAGACAAGCTCCCGATGTTCGAAGCGGTCGATACAACACAGCAGTGCCTTGCGATCGTTGCCCAGATGCTTGTGCATTCAACATTCGATAAACACCGGATGGAAGAGGAACTCCGCAATGATTTCCTGACAGCGACGGAGATCGCAGATTACCTCGTTCGTAAGGGAATGCCGTTCAGGGAAGCGCACGAAGTAACGGGCAAAATCGTCTCCCATTGTCTCGGCCATCGCATGTATCTGGGCAATCTCGACATCGAAACACTTCGAACGTTCTCGAAACTGTTTGCTCCGGACATGCTTGACTACCTGTATCCACAGAAGAGTGTCGAGCACAAGAAATCTGCCGGCAGCACATCGCCGCATGACGTCAAGCGGCAGATTGTTCACTGGTCAAGGGTGTTGAAAGGGAGGAAGGGGTAA
- a CDS encoding transposase has product MEKVQRRFSIAFKQAVVADVTSGQYTVLEASRIHEVHFAIIYRWMKQYGGPGSQTRIVRIEMPDERNRILKLEQEKQALEKALAHAQLKIMTLEATLEVLEERTGQRLKKKTDTPLSDGS; this is encoded by the coding sequence ATGGAAAAGGTACAACGTCGTTTCAGTATAGCATTTAAGCAAGCCGTAGTTGCGGATGTGACGTCGGGACAGTATACTGTGCTCGAAGCCTCTCGGATCCACGAGGTACATTTTGCCATCATCTATCGATGGATGAAGCAATATGGTGGACCGGGTTCTCAAACACGGATCGTGAGGATCGAGATGCCCGATGAACGCAACCGCATTCTGAAGCTGGAGCAGGAGAAACAGGCGTTGGAGAAAGCACTTGCTCATGCCCAGCTGAAAATCATGACCTTGGAAGCAACACTCGAAGTCCTGGAAGAACGCACAGGGCAACGCCTTAAAAAAAAGACCGACACGCCGTTATCGGACGGCTCCTGA
- a CDS encoding IS3 family transposase: protein MLRISRQAVYQYAGRQHKQQVDEEGIIHQVRLIRHEMPRIGTRKLYDQLQPMLRELGIGRDSFFEVLRRHRLLVHPRKRFVPTTNSRHTLPVYPNLLKGTKADGPGRVLVADQTYLHLERGFCYLSLVSDLYSRKILGVDVGPTLEAVGPLRALAVALKDIRGNDCFIHHSDRGVQYCSTEYRAFLKSHGGQSSMSAPGCPYENAVAERINGILKSEFYLDRIFASIDQAREAALEAIMIYNTKRPHLSLAMMTPEMKYAA from the coding sequence ATGCTTCGAATCTCTCGGCAGGCAGTCTATCAGTATGCCGGACGCCAGCATAAGCAGCAAGTGGATGAAGAGGGGATCATCCATCAGGTACGCTTGATTCGGCACGAGATGCCACGCATCGGCACTCGAAAGCTCTATGATCAGTTGCAGCCGATGCTTCGAGAACTGGGCATTGGCCGAGATAGCTTCTTCGAGGTGCTGCGACGGCATCGGTTGTTGGTTCACCCTCGAAAGCGGTTTGTACCAACAACGAACAGCCGTCATACGCTGCCGGTTTATCCGAACCTGCTCAAAGGAACCAAGGCAGATGGTCCTGGTCGGGTTCTGGTGGCAGATCAAACGTATCTGCACTTGGAGCGTGGCTTCTGCTATCTGTCGCTTGTGAGTGATCTCTACAGCCGAAAAATCCTCGGCGTCGATGTCGGTCCGACACTGGAGGCGGTTGGGCCACTGCGAGCACTTGCAGTGGCTCTCAAGGACATCAGAGGCAATGATTGCTTCATCCATCACTCGGATCGTGGAGTGCAGTATTGCAGCACCGAGTACAGGGCGTTCTTAAAATCTCACGGTGGCCAGAGCAGCATGTCGGCTCCGGGGTGCCCTTATGAAAACGCTGTAGCCGAGCGGATCAATGGCATCCTAAAATCAGAGTTCTATCTGGACAGAATCTTTGCCTCGATTGATCAGGCACGAGAGGCCGCCCTGGAAGCAATAATGATCTACAACACCAAGCGTCCACACTTGAGTCTGGCCATGATGACGCCAGAGATGAAATATGCTGCATGA